The window ACTATTTTGTCCAAGCATTGCAATACCGGAAGACAGCGACGAAAGTCCGCCCCCCTCTCACTCCCAAAACCGTTAGCCGTTATCAGCCGCGCCCCCTCGGCTCACGATTATGAAGGATCGACGTCTGCCTCTACAACCAACTCCGTATCCGAATGCGAATACGCCGGTGAGCAACAGCAAAGAATGCGCAAAGGCACGCTGCCCGCATTGGCTATGCAATGCGCCGTGCCCGGCGCTATCAACACGGTGTCACCAACCCCGACCTCATAGCTACCTTCGCCGAGCGTCATGCGGCCCGTTCCGGCAGTCACATGATACAACTCTTCGGTTTCATGGTGCACATGCAGAAGGGTAACGGCCCCCACGGGCACTTCCGCCTCCGCCAGCGACTGATTCCTGCTGCCGTGCACTGCGGGATGCATCAGTTCACGAATGATGGAGCCATCCTTGGTCACATAGGCGGGAATGTCGGCATAGACTGTTTTCATGATCCCTCTCAAGCAAACGCCCCCGCGGGGTTCCACGGGGGCGTTGTCTGTTTTCAATAATCCATCAGGCTAGAACATCTGCTTGAGCAGTTCTTCGCCGCTGGTCGCGTCATCCTGCTGGCCTCTCCGCAACGGAGCACCGGACATGACGGTTGGCTGCGTTC is drawn from Desulfovibrio mangrovi and contains these coding sequences:
- a CDS encoding cupin domain-containing protein yields the protein MKTVYADIPAYVTKDGSIIRELMHPAVHGSRNQSLAEAEVPVGAVTLLHVHHETEELYHVTAGTGRMTLGEGSYEVGVGDTVLIAPGTAHCIANAGSVPLRILCCCSPAYSHSDTELVVEADVDPS